A single window of Persephonella sp. DNA harbors:
- a CDS encoding chloride channel protein, with protein MRKEMESLKEYKIVFYDIFKWSFISIFKGLVVGFGVSLFLMMLEKFSVFVRNYPFHVPFYFFLPFAMGISAFIVYKTLPEAEGDGTEDIIRDAVEDNKRLNIFTFTVKQVATILTIVFGGSAGKEAPSAQIGGYISLVFSRILKFSYADRILTIITGVSAGFAVVFGAPIAGAIFAIEAFFAGRILCRVCVPAFISGFVAFWVMKLLNVPYIYKPIEIEFVPDLWQLAQLGKVILAGIFFGLISYFVIIAMEYATKFARVIIINPFFKGMFGGTIIVVLATIFGSEYLGLGVDIIALSLNPEYHASIFEPVLKILFTALTLGFGGSGGFVTPILFVGATSGNFFGHLIGDNAALFAAIGFVAVLSGSTNTPIASTILAAELFGADVIHYAAIASLISYLVSSKKSVFSREIIDLINKRFKKHYP; from the coding sequence ATGCGTAAAGAAATGGAAAGTCTCAAAGAGTATAAAATAGTTTTTTACGATATTTTCAAATGGAGTTTTATTTCTATCTTTAAAGGGCTTGTTGTTGGTTTCGGTGTCAGTCTTTTTCTTATGATGCTTGAAAAATTCTCTGTTTTTGTAAGGAATTATCCTTTCCATGTGCCATTTTATTTTTTCTTACCATTTGCTATGGGAATAAGTGCTTTTATAGTCTATAAAACACTTCCTGAAGCAGAAGGAGATGGAACAGAAGATATTATACGGGATGCTGTGGAAGATAACAAAAGACTTAATATATTTACTTTTACAGTAAAACAGGTTGCCACTATTTTAACAATTGTTTTTGGTGGTTCAGCAGGAAAAGAAGCTCCATCTGCTCAAATCGGAGGATATATTTCTCTTGTTTTTTCAAGAATACTTAAATTTTCCTATGCTGATCGGATTTTAACAATAATAACAGGAGTCAGTGCCGGTTTTGCTGTTGTATTTGGTGCCCCTATTGCCGGGGCAATATTTGCTATAGAAGCTTTTTTTGCAGGTAGAATTTTATGCCGTGTTTGTGTTCCTGCATTTATCTCTGGTTTTGTTGCATTTTGGGTAATGAAATTGCTTAATGTCCCATATATTTATAAACCAATAGAAATAGAGTTTGTTCCGGATTTATGGCAATTAGCACAGCTTGGTAAAGTAATACTTGCCGGTATATTCTTTGGTTTAATTTCCTATTTTGTAATAATAGCTATGGAATATGCCACAAAATTTGCCCGTGTAATTATTATAAATCCATTTTTTAAAGGTATGTTTGGTGGAACAATAATTGTTGTATTGGCTACTATTTTTGGTTCTGAGTATTTGGGGCTTGGTGTAGATATTATCGCTTTGAGTTTAAATCCAGAGTATCATGCTTCTATTTTTGAGCCTGTTTTAAAAATACTCTTTACTGCTTTAACACTTGGTTTTGGAGGAAGTGGTGGTTTTGTAACACCTATATTGTTTGTAGGGGCTACTTCCGGAAATTTCTTTGGACATTTAATTGGAGATAACGCAGCCCTTTTTGCTGCAATTGGTTTTGTTGCAGTTTTATCAGGTTCAACAAATACCCCAATAGCTTCTACAATACTGGCTGCTGAACTTTTCGGTGCAGATGTGATTCATTATGCTGCCATTGCATCTTTAATCTCGTATTTAGTATCATCTAAGAAATCTGTATTCTCCAGAGAGATTATTGATTTGATTAACAAAAGATTTAAAAAACATTATCCATAA
- a CDS encoding ribonucleoside triphosphate reductase → MNTHLIDSYLKKLDWRVYENSNTTYSLQGLNFYISSEITKDYWLNNVYPKEVASAHKNGDFHIHDLQNLSVYCVGWDLYDLLITGFKGAYGKIESNPPKHFTSALGQIVNFLYTLQGEAAGAQAFSNFDTLLAPFVRYDRLSYKEVKQAIQEFVFNLNVPTRVGFQTPFTNLTFDLKAENSPYADQYVVIGGEIKKEKYKEFQKEMDMINQAFFEVMSEGDASGRVFTFPIPTYNITKDFDWDNPVLEKLWEITGKYGIPYFANFINSDLDPNDARSMCCRLRLDIRELRKRGGGLFGANPLTGSIGVVTINLPRIGYLSKNKEEFFDRLNNLLELAKKSLEIKRNFLEELTDKGLYPYSKFYLRSIKSQTGKYWQNHFSTIGIIGMNEACINLFGKSIASPEGKEFAEKILEFINQKLIKFQMETGNNYNLEATPAEGASYRLAKIDKESFSDIVVANEKEYKEYGAAPYYTNSTHLPVYYSDDPVFVLDHQDSLQTKYTGGTVIHFFLGEKISDTESVKNFVKFVCENYHLPYFTITPTFSVCPVHGYISGKHENCPECGEETEIYSRIVGYFRPVKQWNDGKKEEFKNRKGYKIPLSPFLPPREAFL, encoded by the coding sequence ATGAATACACACCTGATAGACAGCTACCTGAAAAAATTAGACTGGAGAGTTTATGAAAATAGCAACACAACATATTCTCTGCAAGGATTAAACTTTTATATTTCTTCGGAAATAACAAAAGATTACTGGCTTAATAATGTTTATCCTAAAGAAGTGGCATCAGCCCATAAAAACGGAGATTTTCATATACACGACCTTCAAAATCTAAGTGTTTACTGCGTTGGTTGGGATTTATATGACCTGCTTATAACAGGTTTTAAAGGTGCTTATGGAAAAATAGAAAGTAACCCTCCAAAACATTTTACCTCTGCACTAGGACAGATAGTTAACTTTCTTTATACTTTGCAGGGGGAAGCTGCCGGTGCGCAGGCATTTTCAAACTTTGATACATTACTTGCACCATTTGTTAGATATGATAGGCTTTCTTACAAAGAAGTAAAACAGGCTATTCAGGAGTTTGTCTTTAATCTTAATGTTCCAACAAGGGTTGGATTTCAGACACCATTCACTAATCTAACCTTTGACCTGAAAGCAGAAAACTCCCCTTATGCAGACCAATATGTCGTAATAGGTGGAGAAATAAAAAAAGAAAAATACAAAGAATTCCAGAAAGAAATGGATATGATAAACCAAGCCTTTTTTGAGGTAATGTCAGAAGGGGATGCTTCCGGTAGAGTATTTACATTCCCTATCCCTACATACAATATAACAAAGGATTTTGATTGGGATAATCCGGTTCTGGAAAAGCTATGGGAGATTACAGGCAAATACGGTATTCCCTATTTTGCAAACTTCATAAACTCAGATCTAGACCCAAATGATGCCCGTAGTATGTGCTGCAGGCTTAGACTGGATATCAGGGAATTAAGGAAAAGAGGAGGAGGTCTGTTTGGTGCAAACCCATTAACAGGTTCTATAGGAGTTGTGACTATAAATCTGCCAAGAATTGGTTATTTATCTAAAAATAAAGAAGAATTCTTTGACAGACTTAATAATCTGCTGGAATTAGCGAAAAAAAGTCTAGAAATCAAAAGAAACTTCCTTGAAGAACTAACAGACAAAGGCCTCTATCCTTACTCAAAATTTTATCTAAGAAGCATAAAATCCCAAACAGGAAAATACTGGCAGAACCATTTTTCAACAATAGGAATAATAGGTATGAATGAAGCATGTATTAATCTGTTTGGAAAAAGTATAGCTTCACCGGAAGGAAAAGAATTTGCAGAAAAGATTCTGGAGTTTATAAATCAAAAGCTTATAAAATTCCAGATGGAAACGGGAAACAATTACAATCTGGAAGCAACTCCGGCAGAAGGAGCATCTTACAGACTGGCGAAGATAGATAAAGAGTCATTCTCTGATATTGTTGTAGCAAATGAGAAAGAATACAAAGAATACGGCGCTGCCCCGTATTATACCAACTCTACACATCTGCCTGTTTACTATAGCGACGACCCTGTGTTTGTTTTAGACCATCAGGATAGTCTGCAAACAAAATATACAGGTGGAACGGTAATACATTTCTTCTTAGGAGAAAAAATTTCAGATACAGAATCGGTTAAAAATTTTGTTAAATTCGTATGCGAGAATTATCATCTACCTTACTTTACTATTACACCTACATTCAGCGTATGTCCGGTTCATGGATATATCTCAGGAAAACATGAAAACTGTCCGGAGTGTGGAGAAGAAACAGAAATATACTCCCGTATAGTCGGATATTTTAGGCCTGTTAAACAGTGGAATGATGGGAAAAAAGAAGAATTTAAAAATAGAAAAGGATATAAAATCCCCCTCTCCCCATTCCTCCCTCCCCGGGAGGCCTTTTTATAA
- a CDS encoding anaerobic ribonucleoside-triphosphate reductase activating protein produces MKIAGIQKFSLIDFPGKLSAVLFVQGCNFRCGYCHNRELVLPEYFSFTIPDEEVFQFLKNRIGKLQGVVITGGEPTIFADLIPFIKKIKSLGFSVKLDTNGSNPEILKEIIENNLVDYIAMDIKAPISKYKEITGVETDTEKILKSVELIKNSKLDYEFRTTLIKSFHSLKEILQICQMIKNSKKYVLQNFNPSDSLVSQEFKEKTGFSQKEIENLKNQLKKFCPNVAIRN; encoded by the coding sequence ATGAAAATAGCCGGAATTCAAAAATTCTCTTTGATAGATTTTCCAGGAAAACTATCTGCTGTTTTATTTGTTCAGGGTTGTAATTTCAGATGTGGTTACTGCCATAACAGAGAACTGGTTCTACCTGAATATTTTTCTTTCACGATACCGGATGAAGAAGTTTTCCAGTTTCTCAAAAACAGAATAGGAAAACTACAAGGTGTTGTGATTACAGGAGGAGAGCCTACCATTTTTGCAGACCTTATTCCCTTTATAAAGAAAATAAAATCTCTGGGATTTAGTGTCAAGCTTGATACTAACGGTTCAAATCCTGAAATTCTAAAAGAAATAATAGAAAATAACCTTGTGGATTACATAGCAATGGATATAAAAGCCCCTATCAGTAAATACAAAGAAATTACCGGTGTAGAGACCGACACCGAAAAAATTTTAAAATCTGTGGAACTAATAAAAAATTCCAAGCTAGATTATGAGTTTAGAACAACGCTTATAAAAAGTTTTCACTCCTTAAAGGAAATCTTACAGATATGCCAGATGATAAAAAACAGCAAAAAATATGTTTTGCAAAATTTTAATCCTTCAGATTCACTGGTATCGCAAGAGTTCAAAGAAAAAACAGGATTTTCTCAAAAAGAGATTGAAAACTTAAAAAATCAGCTTAAAAAATTCTGTCCTAATGTTGCTATAAGGAATTAA
- the pdxA gene encoding 4-hydroxythreonine-4-phosphate dehydrogenase PdxA — MVKIAISLGDPAGISPEILVKGGQNLPEASYVIYGSQKAIEKAKEITGQNFEYTLISSPEEANRKGFFLINIYDKDFQIGKPNIKSGKAAVLFLENAVKDILRKKADALVTLPISKQYVMEAGFRFAGHTDYLAHVSGVKNYIMMLMCDELKVALATTHIPLKDVPKTIKKENLISKIKLLDKELKNKFRINSPKIAVLGLNPHAGDGGNIGTEEIEIIQPAIDTLKKEGFNVVGALSADTAFNRRDEFDAYFAMYHDQGLIPLKLLCFKKAINITLGLPFIRTSPDHGTGFDIAGKNIADPSSFVEAVKLAYKLATINSL, encoded by the coding sequence ATGGTAAAGATAGCTATCTCCCTTGGTGACCCTGCCGGTATTTCACCTGAAATTTTAGTAAAAGGAGGCCAAAATTTACCTGAAGCCTCTTATGTTATTTATGGAAGCCAAAAAGCCATTGAAAAAGCTAAAGAGATAACAGGCCAAAATTTTGAATACACCTTAATATCATCTCCTGAAGAAGCCAATCGAAAAGGATTTTTCCTGATAAATATTTATGATAAAGATTTCCAGATAGGAAAACCCAATATAAAATCCGGTAAAGCAGCTGTTTTATTTTTGGAAAATGCAGTAAAAGATATACTTAGAAAAAAAGCTGATGCCCTTGTAACACTTCCCATATCAAAACAGTATGTTATGGAAGCAGGCTTTAGATTCGCAGGGCATACAGATTATCTTGCCCATGTTTCAGGTGTAAAAAATTACATTATGATGCTTATGTGTGATGAGTTGAAGGTTGCACTGGCAACAACCCATATCCCCCTGAAAGATGTTCCTAAAACTATTAAAAAAGAAAACCTAATCTCAAAGATAAAACTACTGGATAAAGAACTTAAAAATAAATTTAGAATAAACTCCCCTAAAATAGCTGTTCTGGGACTCAATCCCCATGCAGGAGATGGAGGAAATATAGGAACAGAAGAAATAGAAATTATCCAGCCTGCGATAGATACCCTGAAAAAAGAAGGTTTTAATGTAGTGGGAGCTTTATCAGCAGATACAGCCTTTAACCGTAGAGATGAATTTGATGCATATTTTGCCATGTATCATGATCAGGGATTAATTCCTCTAAAGCTTTTATGTTTCAAAAAAGCAATTAATATTACCCTGGGGCTTCCTTTTATCAGGACATCCCCAGACCACGGAACAGGTTTTGATATTGCAGGTAAAAATATTGCAGACCCATCATCTTTTGTGGAAGCCGTTAAACTGGCATATAAACTTGCCACAATTAATTCCTTATAG
- a CDS encoding sulfurtransferase TusB produces MVNNLWIIKRPADFPEADMLEEDDMIILIQDAVLRVPYIDNWAACKEDALARNIRIPEDKLLEYTEIIDIIEKANKVIVW; encoded by the coding sequence ATGGTGAATAATCTGTGGATAATAAAAAGACCTGCTGATTTTCCGGAAGCTGATATGCTTGAAGAAGATGATATGATTATTCTTATACAGGATGCCGTTCTAAGGGTGCCTTATATAGATAACTGGGCTGCTTGCAAAGAGGATGCCCTTGCCAGAAATATAAGAATTCCTGAAGATAAACTCCTTGAATACACAGAAATAATAGATATTATTGAGAAGGCAAATAAAGTAATTGTATGGTAA
- a CDS encoding DsrE family protein — protein MAKKKVVVIIKSNPFSWKAFEALRQSVGLSMEHSLSVIFLKDGVYTLTDWKPQMIGIEPIDKSMEALGMMEANVIAEEEAIRERGIKPKEWPVEVQIKPKDDICEIVKEAEVVITW, from the coding sequence ATGGCAAAGAAAAAAGTAGTTGTAATAATAAAATCAAATCCTTTCAGCTGGAAAGCCTTTGAAGCTCTCAGACAATCAGTCGGATTATCAATGGAACATTCCCTATCGGTAATATTCCTTAAAGATGGCGTTTACACCCTTACAGATTGGAAACCACAGATGATAGGGATAGAACCTATTGACAAATCTATGGAAGCCCTTGGCATGATGGAAGCCAATGTGATAGCAGAGGAAGAGGCAATAAGGGAAAGGGGAATAAAACCAAAAGAATGGCCGGTTGAAGTGCAGATAAAGCCAAAAGATGATATCTGTGAAATAGTCAAAGAAGCTGAGGTGGTGATAACATGGTGA
- a CDS encoding DsrE family protein, giving the protein MNLLIIMASNPYSHDFNTAVKLAAASLERNHKTRIFFMGNGIYSIVRPEIKELVDKGAQVYYCAHNAEQRKIKPEEWAESSSMYGLSKLITEADKVIMLS; this is encoded by the coding sequence ATGAATCTGTTAATCATAATGGCGAGTAATCCATATTCACATGATTTTAATACCGCTGTTAAGCTTGCGGCAGCATCTTTAGAAAGAAACCATAAAACAAGAATATTTTTTATGGGTAATGGTATTTACTCAATAGTTCGCCCTGAGATAAAAGAATTGGTAGATAAAGGGGCACAGGTCTATTATTGTGCCCATAATGCAGAACAGAGGAAAATTAAACCGGAAGAATGGGCAGAAAGTAGCAGTATGTATGGTCTTTCTAAACTAATCACGGAAGCAGACAAAGTTATAATGCTCTCCTAA
- a CDS encoding sulfurtransferase TusA family protein translates to MSEIKVDRELDLKGEVCPFTFVKSKLIMEQMEPGQVLRVILDYKPSVENVPKSMREEGQEVLEINQIGDNLWEVIVRKVK, encoded by the coding sequence ATGTCTGAGATAAAGGTTGATAGAGAACTGGATTTAAAAGGTGAGGTTTGCCCATTTACTTTTGTGAAAAGCAAGTTAATAATGGAACAGATGGAGCCTGGACAGGTTCTCAGGGTAATCCTTGATTATAAACCTTCTGTAGAAAATGTGCCTAAAAGTATGAGAGAAGAAGGTCAGGAAGTTCTTGAGATAAACCAGATAGGTGATAATCTCTGGGAAGTTATTGTAAGGAAGGTAAAATGA
- the moeB gene encoding molybdopterin-synthase adenylyltransferase MoeB: MSFQFTEEQIKRYSRHIILPEVGGKGQQKLLQSKVLVVGAGGLGSPALYYLAAAGVGTIGIVDFDVVDFSNLQRQILHNTERVGKPKVESAKMTLEALNPDVKVIAYNEKIHKGNVLDIIKDYDVVLDGSDNFPTRFLVNDACYFLGKPLVSAAILRFEGQLTTFDYRDKENSPCYRCLFPEPPPPGLVPSCQEAGLLGVVGGIMGTLQANEALKLILEIGEPLVGKLLVFDALTTEFNIVKLRKDKKCPLCGENPTIKELIEYDQACDIHF; encoded by the coding sequence ATGTCTTTCCAATTTACTGAAGAGCAAATAAAAAGATATAGCAGGCATATAATACTCCCAGAGGTTGGAGGAAAAGGTCAGCAAAAACTCCTCCAATCAAAAGTCCTTGTTGTTGGAGCAGGTGGATTAGGTTCACCGGCTTTATATTACCTGGCGGCAGCAGGGGTTGGAACAATAGGAATAGTTGATTTTGATGTTGTTGATTTTTCAAATCTCCAAAGGCAAATACTCCACAACACAGAAAGGGTAGGTAAACCAAAAGTAGAATCGGCAAAAATGACCCTTGAAGCCTTAAATCCGGATGTTAAGGTAATCGCATACAATGAAAAAATTCATAAAGGCAATGTCCTGGATATTATCAAGGATTATGATGTTGTCCTGGATGGCTCAGATAACTTCCCAACAAGATTTCTTGTAAATGATGCATGTTATTTTCTTGGAAAACCGCTTGTATCAGCAGCTATACTGAGATTTGAGGGACAGCTAACAACATTTGATTATAGAGATAAAGAAAATTCACCATGCTATAGATGTCTTTTCCCTGAACCTCCACCTCCGGGACTTGTTCCATCATGTCAGGAAGCAGGTCTTTTAGGTGTAGTAGGTGGAATAATGGGAACACTTCAAGCAAATGAAGCACTTAAGCTTATACTGGAAATAGGAGAACCACTTGTTGGAAAACTACTTGTTTTTGATGCCCTGACAACTGAGTTTAATATTGTTAAATTAAGAAAGGACAAAAAATGTCCTCTCTGCGGAGAAAACCCGACAATTAAAGAACTTATTGAATATGACCAGGCCTGTGATATCCATTTTTAA
- the tkt gene encoding transketolase encodes MENIDWLCINTIRVLSLDQIQTAKSGHPGMPLGASPMAYVLWDKFLKHNPQNPNWFNRDRFILSAGHASAMLYSLLHLYGYDLPLEELKRFRQWGSKTPGHPEYGHTPGVEATTGPLGQGFGMGVGMAIAECFLANYFNREGFNIVDHYTYAIVSDGDLMEGISSEAAALAGRLKLGKLIYLYDDNHITIDGPTDITWNEDIELRFKAHGWHVITVPNGEDLDAIYGAIKAAQDEKERPSLIRVKTHIGWHSPKQDNPAVHGAPLSEEEARATKKALGFPEDKMFYIPQEALNHFRKAIDRGRELEEQWNKMFEEYKKAYPELAVEFERFIKGELPEGWDEGLPVYTDTSKKIATRSASGETLNALADKIPNIIGGSADLASSNKVVLKGKGEFYCDSPSGRNIHFGIREHAMGAAVNGMALHGGLIPFGATFFVFSDYMRASVRLAALMGVHSIFVYTHDSIGVGEDGPTHQPIEHLMSFRVMPDLTVIRPADANETVEAWKIAIKEKKPVALVLTRQNVPVLDPQKYDIKNGVQKGAYILEDDDNPDIILIGTGSEVHVCLGAAEILRNEGKKIRVVSMPSWELFFKQPEEYRKSILPPEIPKLAVEAGSSLGWKEIVGENGAVVGMESFGASAPGNVLMEKFGFTPENVANKAKELLGD; translated from the coding sequence ATGGAAAATATTGACTGGCTGTGTATTAACACAATCAGAGTTCTATCATTAGACCAGATTCAGACAGCAAAATCAGGACACCCGGGAATGCCCCTTGGTGCATCACCTATGGCTTATGTTCTGTGGGATAAGTTTTTGAAACATAACCCCCAAAACCCAAACTGGTTTAACAGAGACAGATTTATTTTATCTGCCGGACATGCATCTGCAATGCTTTATTCATTACTTCATCTTTATGGATATGATTTGCCTCTGGAAGAACTTAAAAGGTTTAGACAATGGGGAAGCAAAACCCCTGGACACCCTGAATATGGACATACTCCCGGTGTTGAAGCCACAACAGGTCCCCTTGGACAGGGATTTGGAATGGGTGTAGGAATGGCAATTGCAGAATGTTTCCTTGCAAACTACTTTAACAGGGAAGGGTTTAATATAGTTGACCACTACACCTATGCTATTGTCTCTGATGGAGATTTAATGGAGGGCATATCCTCGGAAGCAGCTGCACTGGCAGGAAGATTGAAACTCGGGAAGCTTATATACCTGTATGATGACAACCATATTACTATAGATGGTCCAACAGATATTACATGGAATGAAGATATAGAGCTTAGATTTAAAGCTCATGGCTGGCATGTGATTACTGTTCCAAACGGAGAAGATTTAGATGCAATTTACGGTGCAATAAAAGCAGCTCAAGATGAAAAAGAAAGACCTTCTTTAATCAGGGTAAAAACCCATATAGGCTGGCACTCGCCTAAACAGGACAATCCTGCTGTTCACGGAGCACCTTTATCTGAAGAGGAGGCAAGAGCCACTAAAAAGGCTTTAGGATTTCCTGAAGATAAAATGTTCTACATCCCACAAGAGGCTCTAAATCACTTTAGAAAAGCAATAGACAGAGGAAGAGAACTAGAAGAACAATGGAATAAAATGTTTGAAGAGTATAAAAAAGCTTATCCTGAACTGGCAGTTGAGTTTGAAAGATTCATAAAAGGAGAACTACCTGAAGGCTGGGATGAAGGACTGCCGGTTTATACAGATACATCAAAAAAAATAGCTACAAGGTCTGCTTCAGGAGAAACATTAAATGCACTTGCAGACAAAATTCCTAATATAATAGGTGGCTCTGCAGACCTTGCTTCATCTAATAAAGTTGTTTTGAAAGGTAAAGGCGAATTTTATTGTGATTCTCCTTCAGGAAGAAATATTCATTTTGGAATCAGAGAACACGCAATGGGAGCCGCTGTTAACGGAATGGCTCTCCATGGTGGACTAATTCCTTTTGGTGCAACATTTTTTGTTTTCTCTGATTATATGAGAGCATCTGTAAGACTTGCTGCATTAATGGGTGTTCATTCTATATTTGTCTATACCCATGACAGTATCGGTGTTGGTGAAGATGGTCCAACACACCAGCCTATAGAACATCTTATGAGTTTTAGGGTAATGCCAGATCTCACAGTTATAAGACCTGCTGATGCTAATGAAACTGTTGAAGCATGGAAAATTGCCATAAAAGAGAAAAAACCGGTTGCCCTTGTTCTTACAAGGCAAAATGTTCCGGTTTTAGACCCTCAAAAATATGACATAAAAAATGGTGTTCAAAAAGGAGCATATATATTAGAAGATGATGACAATCCTGATATCATCCTAATTGGAACAGGTTCGGAAGTTCATGTATGTCTTGGAGCTGCTGAGATACTAAGAAATGAAGGTAAAAAGATTAGGGTTGTTTCAATGCCTTCATGGGAGTTATTCTTTAAACAACCTGAGGAATACAGAAAATCTATTCTTCCTCCAGAAATCCCAAAACTTGCAGTTGAGGCTGGCTCATCACTTGGGTGGAAAGAAATTGTCGGAGAAAATGGTGCAGTGGTAGGTATGGAAAGTTTCGGTGCATCAGCTCCGGGTAATGTTCTTATGGAAAAATTTGGATTTACTCCTGAAAATGTTGCAAATAAAGCAAAAGAACTGCTGGGAGATTAA
- a CDS encoding DUF481 domain-containing protein: MFKKILLSSLCLSTVVFAAEQQKDFEMHGELSYVKTSGNSDTETFATKIEAKKKLELNRLFGKGEFLYGKTDDKENTNKLYLLGRWEKLLSDRLFIFLQGDYLRDKFSGYDYQTTWSAGFGYDIIKTKKHYLKGLAALGWTFEDFKTGGSDDYTTGTIELDYNWQILDNLKFIEEFKYRVNLEDTETYFINSDTGIQVKINSHFSLGVGYRIAYQNNPPSDDIEKTDTTFLTSLIIDY, from the coding sequence ATGTTTAAGAAGATTTTATTAAGCAGTCTTTGTTTGTCAACGGTTGTATTTGCAGCGGAACAACAAAAGGATTTTGAGATGCATGGTGAACTTTCTTATGTAAAAACATCCGGAAATTCGGACACAGAAACCTTCGCCACAAAAATTGAAGCTAAGAAAAAACTGGAACTTAACCGTCTTTTTGGTAAAGGTGAGTTTTTATATGGAAAGACAGATGATAAAGAAAATACAAATAAACTTTATCTTCTCGGTAGATGGGAGAAGCTTTTAAGTGATAGATTATTTATCTTTCTGCAAGGTGACTATTTAAGGGACAAGTTTTCCGGTTATGACTACCAGACAACATGGTCGGCAGGTTTTGGTTATGACATTATTAAAACTAAAAAGCATTATTTAAAAGGGCTTGCTGCTTTAGGTTGGACATTTGAGGATTTTAAAACAGGCGGTAGCGATGATTATACTACCGGAACAATTGAGCTTGATTATAACTGGCAGATTTTGGATAACTTAAAATTTATTGAGGAATTTAAATACAGAGTTAATTTAGAGGATACCGAAACATACTTTATAAATTCTGATACTGGAATTCAGGTTAAGATCAATTCCCATTTTTCCCTTGGGGTTGGTTATAGAATTGCTTATCAAAACAATCCCCCTTCTGATGACATAGAAAAAACAGATACAACTTTTCTTACTTCATTAATTATTGATTATTAA